From the Rissa tridactyla isolate bRisTri1 chromosome 20, bRisTri1.patW.cur.20221130, whole genome shotgun sequence genome, one window contains:
- the LMAN2L gene encoding VIP36-like protein isoform X2 — protein sequence MQVHFKIHGQGKKNLNGDGFAIWYTKDRMQPGPVFGSKDNFLGLGVFVDTYPNEEKQQERVFPYISAMVNNGSLTYDHDRDGRPTELGGCTAMVRNLNHDTFLVIRYVKRRLTVLIDIDGKHEWRDCIDVPGVRLPRGYYFGTSSVTGDLSDNHDIISLKLYQLTVERTPEEEKRDREVYLPVVDNLKLPGMEAPLEPMSGLALFLIVFFSLVAIVFAIVIGVIVYNKWQEQSRKHFY from the exons ATGCAGGTGCATTTTAAAATCCACGGCCAAGGCAAGAAAAACCTGAACGGAGACGGTTTTGCCATCTGGTACACCAAGGATCGCATGCAGCCGG GACCTGTCTTCGGAAGCAAGGATAACTTCCTGGGCTTGGGAGTGTTCGTGGACACCTACCCAAacgaggagaagcagcaggag CGCGTCTTCCCTTACATCTCGGCCATGGTGAACAACGGCTCCCTCACCTACGACCACGACCGGGACGGGAGACCGAcggagctggggggctgcacgGCCATGGTGCGCAACCTCAACCACGACACCTTCCTGGTGATCCGCTACGTGAAGAGGAGACTGACG GTGTTGATCGACATCGACGGTAAGCACGAGTGGAGAGACTGCATCGACGTGCCGGGCGTGCGCTTGCCTCGCGGGTATTACTTTGGGACCTCTTCTGTCACCGGTGACCTGTCAG ACAACCACGACATCATTTCGCTGAAGCTTTACCAGTTGACGGTGGAGCGGACGCCGGAGGAGGAGAAGCGGGACCGAGAGGTGTATCTGCCGGTCGTGGACAACCTGAAGCTGCCGGGAA TGGAGGCACCGCTGGAGCCCATGAGTGGCCTGGCTCTCTTCTTAATCGTTTTCTTCTCCCTCGTTGCCATCGTTTTCGCCATCGTCATCGGAGTCATCGTCTACAACAAGTGGCAGGAGCAGAGCCGGAAACACTTCTATTGA
- the FER1L5 gene encoding fer-1-like protein 5, producing the protein MLRLLVASAHIPGATGSGPGVHVSARFRGVPRSTRVVPEERNPTWNETLAWPLGLRPLHPTASLTLRLRHWGQPAPRGDLGATTVSLDRLVADPGLPLALSHVPLLDPRGQPTGVRVRVIEGHQLQGNDIKPVVTVLIGQHRFRTRIRVGNNPYYNEVFCQNFHRTPARLAAEPIRIQVLDSRATRAKAVIGVFQLDVGTVYRAPGRSLSWKWLSLQHPHCPDAGSRGYLRVSMAVLRAGEPPAEQEEPAGDVDVEANLLRPPPCAATLQLRVYRAEDLPQEPAQQCLPTVGGGKRGFAAAAVRVSFAGRTLCTRVMPPDANPAWNEVFFFPLRLPPICEEIQLAILSGFRSSRVLATATLHLSQISSAGAELEEGTPGFLPCFGPSFLPFYGPRPDSARTPSNVAYRGRVLLELSTHMGSPDGRQRDTIAPEDVARVQRHLPRHRFGLCGVFYSATMVPAGPELLRFELSLGNYGDAGDVTCKPAASVTPHGCPLFDGNRYHYLPWYGDKPVAAVTSSWEDASHRWDALNLLRALCRRLSKAPVWDGSWQEKNVAELRDARGDAVGDIGRRLLRQLAQDCRRALPRLEAQPTPTPLDAHLRASRLHLLRHVATAAAVPPRGGWDTLLPVAQGWLGRVAALAVEPQAGVPDVVLWLLRGERRVACARVPAPDLMFSRGGPGACGRLCGRLQTLFLLGSGDIRAQLRLRLWLGRVADSGDLPRHLEGTLRVYAETYENQTKLLGKWGPRGLLGCPGFSDSSGKAGVPRHRIRPPKGWRWDGAWTVEPQRRLLLDAETNVGEVLEEVYENESRRLGGEWGPAAVATTDASGAAVPPKEEVACPQGWHVTDGWRVDATGAVDEAGWEYGASAAPGSPPLSWHAAEKTYHTHRRRRWLRTRRRDPGAQGREQDVAAFLRLDGAPRVGDVCRRRCWHRSMVPAQPPPVAPLFLLEGIPQPMPLILCTFQRPNFFQLRCYIFQALELAPRGTKATADPVAHVSFVHVSQSTRVLPGTLDPLWDQTLLFHRVLLYGDPRGVRDEPPVVAVEIFDQDRRPPKLRRYPLGGPGGPAGELLAAFELLHVAEDGAPAQVSTPPWREGVFSVPLGIRPLLRLVALEVLAWGLRGLRGGVRAPSLEVQCGGRTLRTPPITDLPANPNFPINAFLLTLHLPAEEEYVPPIRLRVLDTRGFGYRPVVGQACVRDLGQYCCQPHGEGQPHGSGTTPPGSAAPWGRIAQMLPRITAEKETADKAAEEEDEDEVDWWSKYYAAMGDKAQSQRRNDRDGLKIYSCELEAAPEFEGLQDFCQTFPLHQPGGGPPVAGEDPLPVGEFKGLFCIYPLPEDPGVPPPPRRFQQLPPSQPQKCLVRVYVVRAFDLPPRDRNGLCDPYVRVSLGTKTLGQRDQYVPNTLEPVFGRLFEVTGTIPLEKDLRVSLLDYDLLPPDQEIGTTTIDLENRLLSRFRAHCGLPTRYRTWVTGPGCWRDQLPPSRALEHFARDQGLPAPEFSAEGTAVTFGDNTFLLSHFESSPPTYRHPGPPRERLALHVLHACHLVPEHLETRTLYNSTQPGLEQGKVQMWVDIFPASLGPPGPPVNITPRQPQRYELRCVVWNTRDVDPGDTNLLGQQMSDIYVTGWLDGLEEQRQRTDVHYRLLQGDGAFNWRFVFSFEYLAAEQLCVLPRKEHFWSLDETVLKVPPKLILQVWDNDKFSADDFLGVLELELTKLPQPAQRPQACTPTPQGTPRKPWPWRGAQVPSRLSLFRQRWVRGWWPCTVQEGDKRRLSGKLELSLELLTAKEAEERPAGKGRGDPNTYPTLPAPVRPEWSFLWLQAPLRVLRHGLWRHHRCRLSLGLALLLLLALLFTFVYAAPGYLAMKLVNPLEGLRRARGEHPAGSGGQP; encoded by the exons ATGTTGCGGCTGCTGGTGGCCAGCGCCCACATCCCCGGGGCCACTGGCTCCGGGCCCGGCGTGCACGTGTCCGCCCGCTTCAGAG gtGTCCCCAGGAGCACCCGGGTGGTGCCGGAGGAGCGCAACCCCACCTGGAACGAG ACGCTGGCATGGCCACTGGGCTTGCgtcccctgcaccccacagccagcctgaCCCTGCGCCTCCGGCACTGGGGACAGCCGGCGCCACGGGG GGACCTGGGTGCCACCACGGTGTCACTGGACCGCTTGGTGGCCGACCCCGGGCTGCCGCTGGCCCTCAGCCATGTCCCGCTGCTGGACCCTCGGGGACAGCCCACGGGG GTACGGGTGAGGGTCATCGAAGGCCACCAGCTCCAGGGCAATGACATCAAGCCGGTGGTGACGGTCCTCATCGGCCAGCACCGCTTCAGGACCAGGATCCGGGTGGGAAACAACCCCTACTACAACGAG GTGTTTTGCCAAAATTTCCACCGGACGCCCGCCCGGTTGGCAGCGGAGCCCATCCGCATCCAG GTGCTGGACTCGCGGGCCACCCGCGCCAAAGCCGTCATCGGCGTCTTCCAG CTGGACGTCGGCACCGTCTACCGCGCTCCGG GACGCAGCTTGAGCTGGAAGTGGCTGAGCCTGCAGCATCCCCACTGTCCCGACGCCGGCTCCCGCGGGTACCTCCGCGTCAGCATGGCCGTGCTCCGCGCCGGCGAGCCGCCCGCG gagcaggaggagccggCGGGGGACGTGGACGTGGAGGCCAACCTGCTGCGGCCGCCGCCGTGCGCCGCCACGCTCCAGCTGCGCGTCTACCGCGCCGAGGACTTGCCACAGG AGCCGGCTCAGCAATGTCTCCCCACCGTCGGCGGCGGCAAGAGGGGCttcgcggcggcggcggtgcgggtCAGCTTTGCCGGCAGGACG CTCTGCACCCGGGTGATGCCCCCCGACGCCAACCCGGCATGGAACGAGGTCTTcttcttccccctgagg CTGCCCCCCATCTGCGAGGAGATCCAGTTGGCCATCCTCAGCGG gtTCCGCAGCAGCAGGGTCCTGGCCACCGCCACCCTCCACCTCTCCCAAATCTCCTCCGCCGGCGCCGAGCTTGAGG AGGGGACCCCCGGCTTCTTACCCTGCTTCGGACCCAGCTTCCTCCCCTTCTACGGCCCCCGGCCGGATTCTGCCAGGACACCCAGTAAC GTTGCTTATCGGGGTCGGGTGCTGCTGGAGCTCAGCACCCACATGGGGAGCCCGGACGGACGCCAGCGAGACACCATCGCCCCCGAGGACGTCGCCCGGGTGCAG cgCCACTTGCCCCGTCACCGCTTCGGGTTGTGCGGCGTCTTTTATTCGGCCACCATGGTGCCAGCCGGCCCCGAGCTCCTGCGCTTCGAGCTCAGCCTCGGCAATTACGGGGACGCGGGCGATGTCACCTGCAAGCCAGCCGCCTCCGTCACCCCGCACGGGTGTCCCCTCTTCGACG GCAACCGCTATCACTACCTGCCGTGGTACGGTGACAAGCCGGTGGCGGCCGTCACCTCGTCCTGGGAGGACGCCAGTCACCGCTGGGATGCCCTCAACCTCCTGCGTGCCCTGTGCCGGCGGTTG TCCAAGGCACCGGTTTGGGATGGTTCTTGGCAGGAGAAGAACGTGGCGGAGCTGCGGGACGCCCGTGGGGACGCCGTAGGGGACATCGGCAGGAGGCTGCTGCGCCAGCTGGCCCAGGACTGCAG GCGGGCTCTGCCCCGGCTGGAGGCGCAGCCCACCCCCACGCCGCTGGACGCCCACCTCCGGGCCTCCCGGCTTCACCTGCTGCGGCACgtggcgacggcggcggcggtgccACCGAGAGGTGGCTGGGACACCTTGCTGCCGGTGGCCCAGGGCTGGCTGGGACGTGTGGCCGCCCTGGCTGTGGAg CCGCAGGCCGGCGTGCCCGACGTAGTGCTGTGGCTACTGCGGGGGGAACGGCGGGTGGCCTGCGCCCGTGTCCCCGCGCCCGACCTCATGTTCtcccggggcggccccggcgcctGCGGCAGGCTCTGCGGCCGGCTCCAGACCCTCTTCCTGCTG GGCTCCGGGGACATCCGTGCCCAGCTCCGCCTGCGGCTGTGGCTGGGACGAGTGGCCGACAGCGGGGACCTGCCACGGCACCTCGAGGGCACCCTGCGCGTCTACGCCGAGACG taTGAAAACCAGACCAAGCTACTGGGCAAGTGGGgtccccgggggctgctggggtgccCCGGTTTCTCCGACAGCTCCGGCAAAGCGGGGGTCCCCCGCCACCGCATCCGGCCCCCCAAGGGCTGGCGCTGGGACGGAGCCTGGACCGTGGAGCCCCAGCGGCG GCTGCTGCTGGACGCGGAGACCAACGTGGGCGAGGTGCTGGAAGAGGTGTACGAGAACGAGAGCCGGCGGCTCGGCGGGGAGTGGGGACCCGCCGCCGTGGCCACCACCGATGCC agtggcgcggcggtgccacccAAGGAGGAGGTGGCATGTCCCCAAGGTTGGCACGTCACCGACGGCTGGCGGGTGGACGCGACGGGGGCCGTGGATGAGGCTG GTTGGGAGTACGGGGCGAGCgcggcccccggcagccccccgctgTCATGGCACGCCGCCGAGAAGACGTACCACACGCACCGGCGCCGGCGCTGGCTGCGCACCCGCCGCAGGGACCCCGGCGCCCAGGGACGGGAGCAGGACGTGGCCGCCTTCCTCCGGCTGGATGgggcg CCCCGGGTGGGTGACGTGTGCCGGCGGCGCTGCTGGCACCGCAGCATGGTCCCTGCGCAGCCCCCGCCCGTGGCACCCCTCTTCCTCCTGGAGGGAATCCCG CAGCCCATGCCCCTCATCCTCTGCACCTTCCAGC GACCCAACTTCTTCCAGCTCCGCTGCTACATCTTCCAGGCGCTGGAGCTGGCACCCCGCGGCACCAAGGCCACCGCAg ACCCCGTCGCCCACGTCTCCTTCGTGCACGTCAGCCAGAGCACCCGGGTGCTGCCCGGCACCCTGGACCCGCTCTGGGACCAGACCCTGCTTTTTCACCGGGTGCTGCTCTACGGGGACCCCCGGGGGGTCCGGGATGAGCCCCCCGTCGTGGCGGTGGAGATCTTCGACCAGGACAGAAGG CCCCCCAAGCTTCGGCGTTACCCTCTgggagggccgggggggccggccggggagctgctggctgccttCGAGCTGCTGCACGTCGCCGAG GATGGGGCCCCGGCGCAGGTCAGCACCCCGCCATGGAGGGAGGGGGTCTTCAGCGTCCCCCTGGGTATCCGACCACTCCTGCGGTTGGTGGCACTGGAG GTGCtggcgtgggggctgcgggggctgcggggcggcgtGCGGGCGCCCAGCCTGGAGGTGCAGTGCGGGGGCCGGACCCTGCGGACCCCCCCCATCACCGACCTCCCCGCCAACCCCAATTTCCCCATCAACGCCTTCCTGCTGACGCTG CACCTGCCGGCGGAGGAGGAGTACGTGCCCCCCATCCGACTGCGGGTGCTGGACACGCGGGGTTTCGGGTACCGGCCGGTGGTGGGGCAGGCCTGCGTGCGGGACCTGGGGCAGtactgctgccagccccacggcgAGGGGCAGCCCCACGGCTCCGGAACCACCCCACCTGGCTCTG ccgcTCCCTGGGGCAGGATAGCTCAG ATGCTGCCCAGGATCACCGCAGAGAAGGAGACTGCGGACAAG gctgcagaggaggaagatgaggatgagGTCGACTGGTGGAGCAAATACTACGCGGCCATGGGGGACAAGGCACAGAGCCAGCGGAGGAACGACAGGGACGGACTGAAG ATCTACAGCTGCGAGCTGGAGGCGGCGCCCGAATTCgaggggctgcaggatttctgccAGACCTTCCCCCTCCACcagccgggggggggtccccccgTGGCGGGGGAGGACCCCCTGCCCGTGGGCGAGTTCAAG GGGCTTTTCTGTATCTACCCCCTGCCCGAAGACCCCGGGGTGCCCCCGCCACCGCGTCGCTTccagcagctgccccccagccagccccaaaAGTGCCTGGTGCGGGTCTACGTCGTCCGGGCCTTCGACTTGCCCCCCCGCGACAGGAACGGGCTG tGTGACCCCTATGTCCGCGTCTCGCTGGGGACGAAGACGCTGGGCCAGCGGGACCAGTACGTGCCCAACACCCTGGAGCCCGTTTTTGGCAG GCTGTTCGAGGTGACGGGCACCATCCCGCTGGAGAAGGACCTGCGGGTCTCGCTGCTGGACTACGACCTGCTGCCACCCGACCAGGAGATCGGCACCACCACCATCGACCTGGAGAACCGCCTGCTCTCCCGCTTCCGTGCCCACTGCGGGCTGCCCACCCGCTACCGCACGTGggt CACCGGCCCTGGGTGTTGGCGGGACCAGTTGCCCCCCAGCCGGGCGCTGGAGCATTTCGCCCGCGACCAGGGGCTGCCGGCACCCGAGTTCAGCGCCGAGGGCACCGCCGTCACCTTTGGGGACAACACCTTCCTCCTCAGCCACTTCG AGAGCAGCCCCCCCACGTACCGGCACCCCGGGCCCCCCCGTGAGCGCCTGGCCCTGCACGTGCTCCACGCCTGCCACCTCGTCCCCGAGCACCTGGAGACCCGCACCCTCTACAACAGCACCCAGCCCGGGCTGGAGcag GGCAAGGTGCAGATGTGGGTGGACATCTTCCCCGCCAGCCTggggccccccggcccccccgtcAACATcaccccccgccagccccagaG GTACGAGCTGCGCTGCGTGGTCTGGAACACGCGGGACGTGGACCCGGGGGACACCAACCTGCTGGGGCAGCAGATGAGCGACATCTACGTCACCGG GTGGCTGGACGGGCTGGAGGAGCAGCGGCAGAGGACGGACGTACATTACCGCTTGCTGCAGGGGGACGGGGCCTTCAACTGGCGCTTTGTCTTCTCCTTCGAGTACCTGGCGGCCGAGCAGCTCTGCGTCCTGCCCCGGAAG gAGCATTTCTGGAGCCTGGATGAGACGGTGCTGAAGGTGCCCCCCAAGCTCATCCTCCAAGTGTGGGACAACGACAAGTTTTCGGCCGATGATTTTCTGG GTGTCCTGGAGCTGGAGCTCACCAAGCTGCCGCAGCCAGCCCAGCGCCCCCAGGCCTGCACCCCGACGCCGCAGGGGACCCCCCGAAAGCCCTGGCCATGGCGGGGGGCACAGGTCCCCTCCCGCCTCTCCCTTTTCCGGCAGAGATGGGTGAGGGGGTGGTGGCCCTGCACGGTGCAGGAGGGGGACAAGCGGCGGCTCTCG GGTAAACTGGAGCTGAGCTTGGAGCTGCTGACGGCAAAGGAGGCGGAAGAGCGGCCGGCAGGGAAAGGCCGGGGGGATCCCAACACGTACCCGACGCTCCCGGCGCCTGT GCGGCCGGAATGGTCCTTCCTGTGGCTGCAGGCGCCGCTGCGCGTCCTGCGCCACGGCCTATGGCGGCACCACCGCTGCCGCCTCAGcctggggctggccctgctgctgctcctcgccCTGCTCTTCACCTTCGTCTACGCCGCCCCG GGTTATTTGGCCATGAAGCTGGTGAACCCGCTCGAGGGCTTGCGCCGTGCCAGGGGCGAGCATCCTGCCGGCAGCGGGGGCCAGCCCTGA